One stretch of Chitinophaga pendula DNA includes these proteins:
- a CDS encoding dihydrofolate reductase family protein, with protein MRTVTFGINISIDGYCDHTSFNPSEEVLDYFTDMMDDVDLVFFGRVMYQLMFPYWNEVAKDQSGTPAENRFAQKFSNIDRVVVSQSLNGDQKTKIIRSHPAEALLKLKQQPGKKILVDTISMLPVLIAAGLIDEFKLVVHPAIIGKGRPLLDVGSLEEKLDLKLVDTIHFNSGSIALHYVKQGREMNE; from the coding sequence ATGAGAACGGTAACATTCGGTATAAACATCAGCATAGATGGCTACTGCGATCATACCAGTTTTAATCCTAGTGAGGAGGTGCTTGATTATTTCACGGATATGATGGACGATGTAGACCTTGTTTTTTTCGGTCGTGTCATGTATCAACTGATGTTCCCTTATTGGAATGAGGTGGCAAAGGATCAATCCGGAACACCGGCCGAAAATAGGTTTGCACAGAAGTTTAGCAATATCGATCGGGTGGTTGTTTCACAATCATTGAATGGCGATCAAAAAACAAAGATTATTCGTAGCCATCCTGCAGAAGCACTTCTAAAGCTAAAACAGCAACCCGGAAAGAAAATATTAGTAGACACCATAAGCATGCTGCCTGTATTAATTGCAGCAGGACTCATTGATGAATTTAAGCTGGTCGTTCATCCGGCAATCATAGGAAAGGGAAGACCATTGCTGGATGTAGGAAGCCTTGAAGAGAAACTCGATTTGAAGTTGGTGGATACAATACATTTTAATTCGGGATCTATTGCACTTCATTACGTAAAACAAGGAAGAGAAATGAATGAATAG
- a CDS encoding glycoside hydrolase family 32 protein, translating into MIKSTINTILTYALLFSWNNVSAADITMKITKRYLNFPISQKEERKMMKLGASGEEERSFKIRLTGGAPEYWVFTDMTAYKGKTIKISYEGDQAGLNKIYQDDKIAGQDSLYQEYNRPQFHFTTRRGWVNDPNGLIFYEGEYHLFYQHNPYEKEWENMSWGHAISKDLIHWEELSVALHPDKLGTMFSGSAVIDYDNTSGFGKPGIPAMVAAYTVDNPDRQIQCIAYSLDKGRTWVKYAKNPVINSKEKWNSKDTRDPRVFWYQPGQHWVMVLNERDGHSIYTSGNLKDWKYESHTTGFWECPDLFELPVDDDPNHTKWVMYGASNTYMIGSFDGKRFTPEGGKYYFSAGTIYAAQTYSNIPPADGRRIQLGWGRIAHPGMPFNGMMLLPTELKLRTTRNGPRLFSNPIRETVQLFEPVKKWNNLTSGDANQRMKEFYNASCLRIKTTFKLSHATDAGFNLFGQRIVGYDMNFNLLNGLFYSPEDMTSMELTADIYIDNTSIEVFIDGGAYSYSMERKPELNNQEGFHFWGNNIDIKNLEVFTVKSIWNNR; encoded by the coding sequence ATGATAAAATCAACCATAAACACGATCCTGACATATGCACTGCTATTTAGCTGGAATAACGTTTCAGCAGCAGATATTACCATGAAAATCACCAAACGCTATCTCAACTTCCCGATATCTCAAAAAGAGGAACGAAAGATGATGAAATTAGGCGCCAGCGGTGAGGAAGAGAGATCATTTAAGATCAGATTGACGGGTGGAGCACCTGAATACTGGGTGTTTACTGATATGACGGCTTACAAGGGTAAAACTATCAAGATCAGTTATGAAGGCGACCAGGCTGGCTTAAACAAGATTTATCAGGATGATAAAATAGCCGGACAGGATTCCTTATACCAGGAATACAACCGTCCACAGTTTCATTTCACCACCCGGCGTGGCTGGGTGAATGATCCCAACGGCCTGATATTTTATGAAGGGGAATACCACTTGTTCTATCAACACAATCCTTATGAGAAGGAATGGGAGAACATGTCATGGGGACACGCAATTAGTAAAGACCTGATACACTGGGAGGAACTATCTGTAGCGTTACATCCTGACAAACTTGGCACTATGTTCTCCGGTTCTGCCGTGATCGATTATGATAATACGTCCGGATTTGGGAAACCTGGTATTCCGGCAATGGTAGCAGCCTATACGGTGGATAATCCTGACCGGCAGATCCAATGTATTGCCTACAGCCTGGACAAAGGTCGTACCTGGGTGAAGTATGCTAAAAACCCAGTAATCAATTCGAAAGAAAAATGGAACAGTAAGGATACCCGTGATCCAAGAGTATTCTGGTACCAACCTGGCCAACATTGGGTAATGGTGCTCAACGAGCGGGATGGACATTCGATCTATACATCCGGCAATCTCAAGGATTGGAAATATGAAAGCCATACCACCGGATTCTGGGAATGTCCGGACCTGTTTGAACTTCCTGTAGATGATGACCCCAACCATACCAAGTGGGTGATGTACGGTGCCTCCAATACTTATATGATAGGTTCTTTTGATGGAAAGCGCTTTACACCTGAAGGCGGAAAATATTATTTCTCTGCGGGCACCATCTATGCTGCACAGACGTACAGCAACATTCCTCCGGCGGACGGCCGCAGGATCCAGCTAGGTTGGGGCCGTATTGCCCATCCGGGTATGCCATTTAACGGTATGATGCTACTGCCGACGGAGCTAAAACTGCGTACGACCAGGAATGGTCCAAGATTATTCAGTAATCCTATCAGGGAAACTGTACAATTGTTTGAGCCGGTCAAAAAGTGGAATAACTTGACATCCGGTGATGCAAATCAAAGGATGAAGGAGTTTTATAACGCTAGTTGCTTACGTATCAAAACCACCTTTAAGTTATCCCATGCCACCGATGCCGGCTTCAATCTTTTTGGTCAGCGGATTGTGGGCTATGATATGAATTTCAATCTGCTAAATGGCCTATTCTACTCACCGGAAGATATGACCAGTATGGAGCTTACTGCTGACATTTACATAGACAACACTTCTATCGAAGTATTCATAGATGGGGGCGCTTATTCCTATTCTATGGAGCGCAAACCGGAACTAAACAATCAGGAGGGTTTCCACTTTTGGGGCAACAATATCGATATTAAAAACCTCGAGGTATTTACAGTAAAATCTATATGGAATAACCGCTAA